One segment of Acidianus sp. HS-5 DNA contains the following:
- a CDS encoding MarR family winged helix-turn-helix transcriptional regulator has protein sequence MKRTELTEMQQRVLLFLLENDGSAFRDISDKTESNPNAIKKAIDELMELGLVYDKREDTFPRRRLIFLTDYGKEVAKRLKEIVSIMEESIKHPQRPSVEV, from the coding sequence GTGAAACGTACAGAGTTAACAGAAATGCAACAAAGGGTATTATTATTTCTGCTAGAAAATGATGGATCAGCCTTTAGGGACATATCAGATAAGACAGAGAGTAATCCCAATGCAATAAAAAAGGCTATAGACGAGTTAATGGAATTGGGCTTGGTTTACGATAAGAGAGAGGACACGTTCCCAAGAAGGAGGCTTATATTTTTGACTGACTATGGAAAGGAGGTTGCAAAGAGACTAAAAGAAATAGTAAGCATAATGGAGGAAAGTATTAAGCATCCACAAAGGCCGTCAGTAGAAGTCTAA
- a CDS encoding tyrosine-type recombinase/integrase — protein MLIDVTKLDEEQRRRIVKKVVEKLGLTQAAKSLEIGRSTLYRYVNSNQSIPLEVVKRAADMLAPDDLSDAIYGLKVVEVDATMALSVVIKAMKDEKFRNFFVSILYQYLGEYMKNVSSTYIVTEDDVRKFEKSLQGKTKSTIDMRMRYLRIALTRLGYELSPDGIRDLIAELSEDSSNIARHTANSLKLFIKTIVKEKNVQLAQMLYNSFKVPKSKYKYKPQPLTLDALRKIFDNINHLGAKAFFLLLTESGLRVGEVYSLKIDQLDLENRIIKVMKETETKRAYISFIHTETKKWLQEVYFPYREEFIRTYEFAVKQIGADVEMWKQKLFPFQLADLRASIKEGMRRVLGKEFRLYDLRSFFASYMIKNGVSPMIINLLQGRAPPAQFQILQNHYFVMSEIELQKVFDEKGPKLLSLK, from the coding sequence ATGCTAATTGACGTGACTAAATTAGACGAGGAACAGAGGAGAAGGATAGTGAAGAAAGTAGTGGAGAAACTGGGGCTGACACAAGCTGCGAAATCTCTGGAAATAGGCAGGAGTACTTTATACAGATACGTAAACTCCAATCAAAGTATTCCTTTAGAAGTAGTAAAGAGAGCTGCAGATATGTTAGCACCAGATGATCTTTCAGATGCTATTTACGGGTTGAAAGTAGTTGAGGTGGACGCTACTATGGCATTATCAGTAGTTATTAAGGCAATGAAAGATGAAAAGTTCCGGAACTTCTTCGTCTCCATCCTTTACCAGTACTTAGGAGAGTATATGAAGAATGTATCTTCTACGTATATTGTCACTGAAGATGATGTGAGGAAGTTCGAAAAATCACTCCAAGGTAAGACTAAAAGCACTATCGATATGAGGATGAGGTATTTGAGAATAGCACTTACGAGGCTGGGGTATGAGTTAAGCCCAGACGGTATCAGAGACTTAATAGCAGAGTTATCTGAAGATAGCAGCAACATAGCCAGACATACAGCTAATTCCTTGAAATTATTCATAAAGACGATAGTAAAAGAGAAAAACGTCCAGTTGGCACAGATGCTGTATAATTCGTTCAAGGTTCCTAAATCAAAATACAAGTATAAACCTCAACCGCTTACTTTAGACGCATTAAGAAAAATCTTTGATAATATAAATCACTTAGGCGCCAAAGCGTTCTTCTTGTTGCTGACAGAATCTGGGCTCAGGGTAGGAGAAGTTTATTCATTGAAAATAGACCAGCTGGACCTGGAAAACCGGATAATAAAAGTGATGAAAGAGACGGAAACCAAGAGAGCCTATATCTCCTTCATACACACAGAAACTAAGAAATGGTTACAAGAAGTCTATTTCCCATACAGAGAAGAATTCATAAGGACTTACGAATTTGCGGTTAAACAAATAGGGGCAGACGTTGAGATGTGGAAGCAGAAACTATTCCCGTTCCAGTTAGCCGATTTACGTGCCTCTATAAAGGAGGGGATGAGGAGAGTTTTAGGAAAGGAGTTCAGGCTTTACGACCTGAGGTCCTTCTTCGCTTCCTACATGATCAAGAATGGAGTCTCCCCGATGATCATAAACCTGCTCCAGGGGAGAGCTCCTCCGGCCCAGTTTCAGATATTGCAAAACCATTACTTTGTAATGAGTGAGATAGAGCTCCAAAAGGTCTTTGACGAGAAAGGACCTAAACTACTTTCTCTAAAATAA
- a CDS encoding protein D-63 has protein sequence MSEQDLSDLFKELDAEIRELLSTVKMLKIDLTTENADEEAMITRLQRSLFLVQKIQAGLYSVSLKGAINDL, from the coding sequence ATGAGTGAGCAGGATTTGTCAGATTTATTCAAGGAACTAGACGCAGAAATCAGGGAATTATTATCAACGGTAAAGATGCTGAAGATAGACTTGACGACAGAGAACGCGGACGAAGAGGCTATGATAACCAGACTACAGAGGTCATTATTTCTGGTCCAAAAGATTCAAGCGGGCCTATATTCAGTTAGTTTGAAGGGTGCTATAAATGATCTTTAA
- a CDS encoding CBS domain-containing protein: MSIKELINRPPVAISFSASLKDCAKVMRKENIGSLLVVEGDTPKGIITERDIIQAIADDYPLETPASKVMSTNLITAEASTDVSDAALLMTNNKIRHLVITENGKIIGVISLRDVARSLGLITTDASFW; the protein is encoded by the coding sequence ATGTCAATCAAAGAATTAATTAATAGACCTCCAGTTGCTATTTCTTTTTCCGCTTCTCTTAAGGACTGTGCAAAGGTCATGAGGAAGGAAAATATAGGCTCTCTTCTAGTTGTTGAAGGTGATACGCCTAAGGGAATAATAACCGAAAGGGATATTATACAAGCAATAGCAGACGATTATCCTTTAGAGACTCCTGCAAGTAAGGTTATGTCAACTAATTTAATAACTGCAGAAGCTAGCACTGATGTAAGCGATGCAGCACTCTTGATGACTAATAATAAAATAAGGCATTTAGTTATAACCGAAAACGGAAAAATAATTGGAGTAATCTCCTTAAGGGACGTAGCTCGTTCTCTGGGTTTAATAACTACTGATGCAAGCTTCTGGTGA
- a CDS encoding DUF5678 domain-containing protein, translated as MPESLIVRDPKYLGKFIAVDREFNIIGYGDSREELERELNKKGYSIADYDIIYVPKSLKKDPESH; from the coding sequence ATGCCTGAAAGTTTGATAGTGAGGGATCCTAAATATCTAGGTAAGTTCATTGCAGTTGATAGAGAATTCAATATTATAGGTTATGGTGATTCCCGAGAAGAGCTAGAAAGAGAGTTAAATAAAAAAGGTTATAGCATAGCCGATTACGATATAATATATGTCCCTAAATCCCTCAAAAAAGATCCTGAAAGCCATTAA
- a CDS encoding zinc-binding dehydrogenase: MKGAVLYKYNEPLKIEDNLKIEAPKEGEVKVKIVATGMCHSDVNVFEGKTPVPTPVIAGHEIAGIVEEVGPGVTRVKPGDRVVSAFIHPCGKCRNCISGHENLCETFSAVRLKGTMMDGTTRVRLDGKEVRTFLGGGFAEHAIVGENALTVVPNDIDLERIAVLGCAGLTGYGAVNSAKIEPGESVAVIGVGGVGLSVIQLLKASGAGRMIAVGTKKWKLDRAMELGATDVVNSKETDPMKAIKELTNGGADVVIEAGGNEETIKIALDSVRIGGRVVLVGLPPVNAMIPFRVSSIVRNGITIIGNYGGRPRIDMPRLLDLVRLGKYDPSKLITGRFKLDEINEAVKLLNQGEAIRSLIIPS, encoded by the coding sequence ATGAAAGGAGCCGTTCTTTATAAATATAATGAGCCTTTAAAAATTGAAGATAATCTAAAGATAGAGGCACCAAAAGAAGGAGAAGTTAAAGTCAAAATAGTTGCCACAGGAATGTGTCATTCAGATGTTAACGTTTTCGAAGGTAAAACCCCAGTACCTACTCCCGTAATTGCAGGGCATGAAATTGCAGGGATTGTTGAAGAAGTTGGACCAGGAGTAACTAGAGTAAAACCCGGAGACAGAGTAGTTTCAGCTTTCATACATCCTTGCGGTAAGTGTAGGAACTGTATTTCTGGACACGAAAACCTCTGCGAAACATTCTCGGCAGTAAGATTAAAGGGAACAATGATGGATGGAACTACAAGAGTAAGGCTTGATGGAAAGGAAGTGAGGACTTTCCTAGGCGGTGGATTTGCGGAGCACGCTATAGTTGGAGAAAATGCGCTCACCGTAGTTCCAAACGACATAGACTTAGAGAGGATTGCTGTATTAGGCTGTGCAGGACTTACTGGCTACGGTGCAGTAAACTCAGCAAAGATAGAACCAGGAGAATCTGTAGCAGTAATAGGTGTAGGAGGAGTAGGTTTATCAGTAATTCAACTGCTTAAAGCGAGTGGTGCCGGAAGGATGATAGCTGTAGGTACTAAAAAATGGAAATTAGATAGGGCAATGGAATTGGGAGCTACGGACGTAGTAAACTCTAAAGAAACTGATCCAATGAAAGCAATAAAGGAACTAACTAACGGAGGAGCAGACGTAGTAATAGAAGCAGGAGGAAATGAGGAGACAATAAAGATTGCCTTAGACTCTGTAAGAATAGGAGGAAGAGTAGTGCTTGTTGGTTTGCCTCCAGTAAATGCAATGATACCTTTTAGAGTTTCATCCATTGTTAGAAACGGAATAACAATAATAGGAAATTACGGAGGAAGACCTAGAATAGACATGCCTAGACTTCTGGATCTAGTGAGATTAGGTAAATACGATCCGTCTAAGCTTATAACTGGAAGGTTTAAGTTAGATGAAATAAATGAAGCTGTAAAATTACTTAATCAAGGAGAAGCAATTAGAAGCTTAATAATACCTTCTTAA
- a CDS encoding ribbon-helix-helix protein, CopG family: MRVITFKVEEDLLEQLDMYAIKYGLNRSEVIRLAIERLLKDKTNKEIVPAARVEKMRL, encoded by the coding sequence ATGAGGGTAATCACGTTCAAAGTTGAAGAGGACTTGTTAGAGCAACTGGATATGTATGCTATAAAATACGGGTTAAACAGGAGTGAAGTGATAAGACTAGCAATAGAGCGCTTACTAAAAGACAAGACAAATAAAGAGATAGTTCCTGCGGCCAGAGTAGAGAAGATGAGGCTGTGA
- a CDS encoding 3-hydroxyacyl-CoA dehydrogenase: protein MKFVVVGSGTMGHGIAEVLAIHGHKVKLIDISWEILNRAKQKMDESLRKFYEKGLVKEDPSLILSRIEMSTSYDVASDIDLAIEAVPEILDLKRKVFQSLDQIAPKDAILATNTSSIPISEIAEFTNRKEKVIGMHFFNPPQIMKLVEVIPSKYTSEETANKTVELAKSLGKVPVRLRIEVPGFIGNRIFLRLMQEACREVESGEANIEEVDSCARNKIGLPMGIFELSDYVGLDIDVDLWENMVKRGTSDVPCKLFKEKLEKKELGVKTGKGFYEYPGNKYSKVKLPADSKANPSRLLSLAVNEAAWLIENNIVKPNEVDDVMKYGYNFPKGLLEIADELGIDNILRNLEDIYAKGYEAYKPQDLLLEMVKEGKIGKKNSEGFYKYA from the coding sequence ATGAAATTTGTTGTAGTTGGATCCGGAACTATGGGACACGGGATTGCAGAAGTTTTGGCAATTCACGGACATAAAGTTAAGTTAATAGACATCTCATGGGAGATACTAAATAGAGCTAAGCAGAAGATGGATGAATCTTTAAGAAAATTTTACGAGAAAGGTCTTGTTAAGGAAGATCCTTCTTTAATCCTCTCTAGAATTGAAATGTCGACTTCTTATGATGTTGCAAGTGATATAGACCTTGCAATTGAAGCCGTTCCTGAAATCCTTGATTTGAAAAGAAAGGTATTCCAGAGCCTTGATCAGATTGCTCCTAAGGATGCTATCCTAGCTACTAATACTAGTTCCATACCTATTTCAGAAATAGCTGAATTTACTAACAGGAAGGAAAAAGTCATTGGAATGCACTTCTTTAACCCACCGCAGATAATGAAGTTAGTTGAGGTTATTCCATCTAAATACACTTCTGAGGAAACTGCTAACAAGACTGTAGAGTTAGCCAAGAGTCTGGGGAAAGTTCCCGTAAGGCTGAGGATAGAAGTCCCTGGATTTATAGGTAATAGAATATTTCTTAGGCTTATGCAAGAAGCTTGTAGAGAGGTTGAAAGCGGAGAAGCTAACATAGAGGAAGTTGATAGCTGTGCTAGGAATAAGATAGGTCTTCCTATGGGTATCTTTGAGCTTTCTGACTATGTTGGCCTGGATATAGATGTAGACCTTTGGGAAAACATGGTAAAAAGAGGTACTTCAGATGTTCCGTGCAAATTATTTAAGGAAAAACTCGAAAAGAAGGAATTGGGAGTTAAGACCGGTAAAGGTTTTTACGAGTATCCAGGGAATAAATATTCTAAGGTTAAATTACCTGCAGATTCTAAGGCTAACCCTTCAAGGTTATTATCTTTAGCTGTTAATGAGGCAGCTTGGTTAATTGAGAACAATATTGTTAAACCTAACGAAGTTGATGATGTGATGAAGTATGGCTATAATTTCCCAAAAGGATTGCTAGAAATTGCAGATGAGCTAGGTATTGATAACATTTTAAGGAATCTCGAGGACATATATGCAAAAGGGTATGAGGCATATAAGCCTCAGGATTTACTCTTGGAGATGGTCAAGGAAGGTAAAATAGGTAAGAAAAACTCTGAAGGATTCTACAAATATGCTTAA